A stretch of Pseudomonas sp. CCC3.1 DNA encodes these proteins:
- a CDS encoding ABC transporter permease subunit, translated as MFDLDPSVIVRAMPALWSGLKFTLLLTFVAMSVGIVTGTLLAIMRLSHNRVLRGFALGYVTVMRSIPLVLVIFWFYFLMPLLLQMAFGTERPVQIGPIVTAFVTFCMFEAAYYSEIIRGGIQSISPGQKQAAAALGLRPTQAMAYVILPQALRRMAPLLLTQTIILFQDTSLVYVLSIADFTGAASKFAQRDGRLVELYLFVALVYLVICYLLSSLSKRLKTNVGKTA; from the coding sequence ATGTTTGATTTAGATCCAAGCGTCATTGTCCGGGCCATGCCCGCGCTGTGGAGCGGCCTTAAATTTACGTTGCTGCTGACCTTCGTCGCCATGTCGGTGGGTATCGTCACGGGCACCCTGCTGGCGATCATGCGTCTATCGCACAACCGCGTCCTGCGTGGTTTTGCCTTGGGCTACGTCACCGTCATGCGCAGCATCCCGCTGGTACTGGTGATTTTCTGGTTCTACTTTCTGATGCCCTTGTTGCTGCAAATGGCCTTCGGCACGGAAAGACCGGTGCAGATCGGGCCGATCGTCACCGCCTTCGTGACGTTCTGCATGTTCGAGGCGGCCTACTACAGCGAGATTATTCGCGGGGGTATCCAAAGCATCAGCCCAGGCCAGAAACAGGCCGCCGCGGCCCTCGGCCTGCGCCCGACACAAGCGATGGCCTACGTGATCCTGCCGCAAGCCCTCAGACGCATGGCGCCGCTGTTGCTGACCCAGACCATCATCCTGTTTCAAGACACCTCGCTGGTGTATGTGCTGTCCATCGCCGACTTCACGGGTGCCGCGAGCAAATTCGCGCAGCGTGATGGACGTCTGGTCGAACTGTATCTGTTCGTTGCATTGGTCTATCTGGTGATCTGTTACCTGCTGTCCAGTCTGAGCAAACGCCTGAAAACAAACGTAGGGAAAACCGCATGA
- a CDS encoding amino acid ABC transporter permease yields MDYNWNWNIFWESAPGESSSYLQWLITGTSWTLATTLVAFILAFLIGGLVGTLRTTTLRPVVWLCNLYTEVFRNIPLLVQMFICFFVLPELLPVWAGDYLKQDLPYPSFFSAVVALTLFTSAKLSELFKAGIESVAQGQRGAALALGLRPAQMYLQVLLPQAIRVVFPPLTSEALNTLKNSSVALTIGLMELTAQARNISEYSFNTFEAFTAATVIYVVISLLVTFVMGHIERSLTIRGATR; encoded by the coding sequence ATGGATTACAACTGGAATTGGAATATTTTTTGGGAGTCTGCTCCCGGAGAGTCTTCGTCATACCTGCAATGGCTGATTACCGGCACCAGCTGGACGTTGGCCACCACCCTGGTCGCGTTCATCCTGGCGTTTCTGATCGGCGGCCTGGTCGGCACCCTGCGCACCACGACGCTGCGCCCGGTGGTGTGGCTGTGCAACCTCTACACCGAAGTGTTTCGCAACATTCCCTTGCTGGTGCAGATGTTCATCTGCTTCTTCGTGCTCCCGGAGTTACTGCCCGTTTGGGCGGGTGATTACCTCAAGCAAGATTTGCCCTACCCATCGTTTTTCAGCGCTGTAGTCGCCCTCACCCTGTTCACCTCGGCCAAGCTGTCGGAGCTGTTCAAGGCAGGCATTGAGTCGGTCGCCCAAGGGCAGCGTGGCGCAGCACTGGCGCTGGGTCTGCGACCTGCTCAGATGTACCTGCAAGTCCTGTTGCCACAAGCGATCCGCGTGGTGTTCCCGCCGCTGACATCTGAGGCATTGAACACCCTGAAGAACTCATCAGTGGCGCTGACGATCGGCTTGATGGAGTTGACCGCGCAAGCGCGAAACATCAGCGAATACTCGTTCAACACCTTCGAAGCATTCACCGCCGCGACCGTGATTTACGTGGTCATTTCGCTGCTGGTGACCTTCGTCATGGGCCATATAGAACGTTCCCTGACCATTCGCGGCGCGACGAGGTAG
- a CDS encoding transporter substrate-binding domain-containing protein, giving the protein MFDHKKKLLALIVGACLCTAVQAEDLTGTLKKIKESGTVTLGYRDASLPFSYLNDDQQPIGYSVELCKKIVDQIKVKVGEPNLKTEYVSVVAATRTPLLINGTIDLECGVTTNTVERQKQIGFLLTSYVASAKYAVKKNAGIASVADLKGKSVVVITGGSGEWITKNLDREKALGLKILNAKDGGEAFLMLETGRAVAYINDDVQLMATIAQSRSPDAYTLLSEPMSAEPYAIGIRKNDPQFKTFADDALRTLYSSGEIDTLYPKWFQQPIPPKNSVINLPMSDALKEAIAHPNDTGV; this is encoded by the coding sequence ATGTTCGATCACAAGAAAAAGCTGCTTGCCCTTATTGTCGGTGCTTGTTTGTGCACCGCTGTTCAGGCTGAAGACCTCACCGGAACACTGAAAAAAATCAAGGAATCAGGCACCGTCACCCTGGGCTATCGTGACGCCTCATTGCCCTTTTCCTATCTGAACGATGACCAGCAACCGATCGGTTACAGCGTCGAGCTGTGCAAAAAAATTGTTGATCAAATCAAGGTCAAAGTCGGTGAGCCCAACCTCAAGACCGAATACGTGTCCGTGGTTGCAGCCACCCGTACGCCACTTCTGATCAACGGCACCATTGACCTGGAATGCGGCGTGACAACCAACACCGTTGAGCGCCAGAAACAAATCGGCTTTCTGCTCACCAGCTATGTCGCCAGCGCCAAATACGCGGTCAAGAAAAATGCTGGAATCGCCAGCGTTGCCGACCTTAAAGGCAAGTCCGTGGTGGTGATTACCGGCGGCAGCGGCGAGTGGATCACCAAAAACCTCGACCGGGAAAAAGCCCTGGGCCTGAAGATCCTTAATGCCAAAGATGGTGGTGAAGCCTTCCTGATGTTGGAGACCGGCCGCGCCGTTGCTTACATCAACGATGACGTGCAGTTGATGGCCACCATCGCTCAAAGCCGCTCCCCGGATGCCTACACCTTGCTGTCCGAGCCCATGTCTGCCGAACCGTATGCCATCGGCATTCGCAAGAACGACCCGCAGTTTAAAACGTTCGCTGACGACGCCTTGCGCACTCTCTACAGCTCGGGCGAGATCGATACCCTCTATCCGAAATGGTTCCAGCAACCCATCCCACCGAAAAATAGCGTAATCAATCTGCCGATGAGTGACGCCTTGAAAGAAGCCATCGCCCATCCGAACGACACCGGCGTCTGA
- a CDS encoding pyridoxal phosphate-dependent aminotransferase, producing the protein MSFESHRVKQISSSPSMIISMRAKELASQGRDIVDMSLGEPDFDTPTHIIDAACQAMRDGHTRYTAPQGTLALRQAITRKFQRENGLTYSVDEITVGNGAKQVIFNTFMATLEAGDEVIIPAPYWVSYSDIVTLNGGTPRVVPCGIEAGFKLSVEALQAQLNDKTRWLILNTPSNPSGAIYSEAELQALGNALEDYPNVLVMSDEIYEHVLLADQPFVSFGNACPQLRERTLLINGVAKAYAMTGWRIGYAAGPKALIAAVSKIQSQSTSGASAISQEASRAALDGPQDFVTRSAKEYAERGRLLVDGLSQCAGLRIDAPAGAFYAFPECSQLLGRVTPQGQVIRDDVELSAYLLDHAGVAVVPGLAFGLPGYFRLSFATSRDQIKKAVVRLNEALGALR; encoded by the coding sequence ATGAGTTTCGAGAGTCATCGGGTCAAACAAATCTCCTCGTCCCCCAGCATGATTATTTCCATGCGTGCCAAAGAGTTAGCCAGCCAGGGCCGCGACATTGTCGACATGAGCCTGGGCGAACCAGACTTCGATACTCCCACGCATATCATCGACGCGGCCTGTCAGGCCATGCGCGATGGCCATACCCGCTACACCGCGCCGCAAGGCACCTTGGCACTGCGTCAGGCGATTACCCGTAAATTTCAGCGCGAAAACGGCCTGACGTATAGCGTCGATGAAATCACTGTCGGAAACGGCGCCAAGCAAGTGATCTTCAATACGTTCATGGCCACGCTGGAAGCCGGTGATGAGGTGATCATCCCCGCGCCGTACTGGGTGTCTTATTCCGATATCGTCACGCTTAACGGCGGCACCCCACGGGTCGTGCCCTGCGGCATTGAGGCCGGTTTCAAGCTGAGTGTCGAAGCACTGCAGGCTCAACTGAACGACAAAACCCGCTGGCTGATCCTCAATACACCGTCTAACCCGAGCGGCGCAATTTACTCCGAAGCCGAGCTGCAAGCCTTGGGGAACGCGTTGGAGGATTACCCCAACGTGCTGGTGATGTCCGACGAAATCTACGAACACGTGTTGCTGGCTGACCAGCCCTTCGTCTCATTCGGTAACGCCTGCCCGCAATTGCGCGAGCGCACGCTGCTGATCAATGGCGTGGCCAAAGCGTATGCCATGACGGGTTGGCGGATCGGTTACGCCGCGGGCCCGAAAGCGCTGATCGCTGCCGTCAGCAAGATTCAATCGCAAAGCACTTCAGGTGCGAGTGCCATCTCTCAGGAAGCGTCTCGCGCAGCCCTGGATGGCCCGCAAGACTTCGTTACACGCAGCGCCAAAGAATACGCCGAGCGAGGCCGCTTGCTGGTGGACGGCCTGAGCCAATGTGCAGGTTTGCGCATTGATGCACCGGCAGGTGCGTTCTACGCATTCCCTGAATGCAGCCAATTGCTGGGCCGCGTCACCCCTCAAGGGCAGGTCATCCGTGACGATGTTGAGCTGTCCGCGTATCTGCTCGATCACGCGGGTGTCGCAGTGGTACCGGGCTTGGCATTCGGCTTGCCGGGCTACTTCCGACTGTCGTTTGCGACTTCTCGCGATCAAATAAAAAAAGCTGTTGTTCGTCTCAACGAAGCCCTTGGCGCCTTGCGCTAA